Proteins encoded by one window of Halobacteriovorax sp. GB3:
- a CDS encoding tyrosine-type recombinase/integrase yields the protein MGHALKESSQERFHLYDEFFDNFTSLHTRDNYRRDMAQFLEWLSDNYPLKSYQEIERIHIIRYRNFLAEVGGRDGEPCAPKTIGRKLAALSSYFHFLVEKGQCDFNPVTSVKRPRTEVMTPTNALSGEQVREMLLAIDSKNNSGPLHKALLLTFFTTGLRKSEILNLRVKNYKDLDGNKIIQYRGKGGKLGQKLLHPSCINAIEEYKQWMIDKEREHDLNDWLFQPTKNPSNPENLNKPLNPKTINEIIQKYAKKIGINFKVSPHSARATFISELLEIGVDIYTVAQEVNHASVKTTQEYDKRRKKITDSPVVKLDF from the coding sequence ATGGGCCATGCACTCAAAGAAAGCTCTCAAGAGCGCTTTCATCTGTACGATGAATTTTTCGACAACTTCACCTCACTCCATACTCGCGATAATTATCGTCGAGATATGGCGCAATTTTTAGAATGGCTCAGCGATAACTACCCCTTAAAGTCTTACCAAGAAATCGAGCGCATCCACATCATACGCTATAGGAACTTTCTAGCTGAAGTTGGTGGACGAGACGGCGAGCCCTGTGCACCAAAAACGATAGGGCGAAAATTGGCGGCCCTCTCAAGTTACTTCCATTTCCTAGTAGAAAAGGGACAGTGTGACTTTAACCCTGTCACAAGTGTTAAAAGACCACGTACAGAAGTCATGACTCCTACCAACGCCCTCTCCGGTGAACAGGTGCGAGAGATGCTTTTAGCTATTGATAGTAAAAACAACTCAGGACCACTTCATAAGGCCCTTCTTTTGACTTTTTTTACAACGGGTCTCAGAAAGAGCGAGATCTTAAACCTTCGCGTAAAAAACTATAAAGACTTAGATGGTAACAAGATTATTCAATATCGTGGGAAAGGTGGAAAGCTTGGACAAAAACTACTCCACCCAAGTTGTATCAATGCCATAGAAGAATATAAACAATGGATGATCGACAAAGAAAGAGAGCACGATCTCAACGACTGGCTCTTTCAGCCAACTAAAAACCCGAGCAATCCAGAGAATCTCAACAAGCCACTCAATCCAAAAACGATCAATGAGATCATTCAAAAATACGCTAAAAAAATTGGAATTAACTTCAAAGTAAGTCCACACTCTGCAAGAGCGACATTCATTAGTGAACTATTAGAAATAGGTGTTGATATTTATACCGTGGCCCAAGAAGTCAACCACGCATCTGTTAAAACGACTCAAGAATACGACAAGAGAAGAAAGAAAATCACTGACTCACCTGTCGTAAAGCTCGACTTCTAA
- a CDS encoding ribonucleotide-diphosphate reductase subunit beta, which produces MDPILAPNEDRFVIFPIQYHQIWDMYKKHMAVFWTAEEIDLAPDLTDWEKLNDNERHFISHVLAFFAASDGIVNENLAQRFYNDVQIPEARCFYGFQIAMENIHSEMYSLLIDTYVKDGATKDKLFHAVEHFDCVSKKAKWAMKWIGSDSKFAERLVGFAAVEGIFFSGSFCSIYWLKKRGLMPGLCTSNEFISRDEGLHCEFACLIHSLLSEEEQASKETIRQILTEAVEIEKEFITEALPVSLIGMNSDMMTKYIEFVCDYWLVQLGCEKEFGTENPFDWMELISLEGKTNFFEKRVSEYQRPGVLGEKQSQTFTLDAEF; this is translated from the coding sequence GTGGATCCTATTTTAGCTCCCAACGAAGATCGCTTTGTTATTTTTCCAATTCAATATCACCAGATCTGGGATATGTATAAAAAGCATATGGCAGTATTTTGGACGGCCGAGGAAATTGATCTCGCTCCAGATTTAACAGATTGGGAAAAACTCAACGACAACGAAAGACATTTCATTAGTCACGTTCTCGCTTTCTTTGCGGCCAGTGATGGAATTGTTAACGAAAACTTGGCCCAGAGATTCTATAACGATGTTCAAATCCCTGAAGCAAGATGCTTCTACGGTTTCCAAATCGCTATGGAAAATATCCACTCTGAAATGTACTCACTACTTATTGATACATATGTAAAAGATGGTGCGACAAAAGATAAGCTCTTCCATGCTGTTGAGCACTTTGACTGCGTATCTAAGAAAGCAAAATGGGCCATGAAATGGATTGGTTCAGACAGTAAATTTGCTGAAAGACTAGTTGGTTTTGCGGCGGTAGAAGGAATCTTCTTTTCTGGATCATTCTGCTCAATCTACTGGCTCAAAAAACGTGGTCTCATGCCAGGTCTTTGTACTTCTAACGAGTTCATCTCTCGTGATGAAGGTCTTCACTGTGAATTTGCTTGTCTTATTCACTCTCTTCTTTCTGAAGAAGAGCAAGCGAGCAAAGAAACAATCAGACAGATTCTTACTGAAGCTGTTGAGATTGAAAAAGAATTTATCACTGAGGCCCTACCTGTATCTCTTATTGGTATGAACTCAGATATGATGACTAAATATATCGAATTTGTTTGTGACTACTGGCTAGTTCAACTTGGTTGCGAAAAAGAATTTGGTACAGAGAACCCATTTGATTGGATGGAACTTATCTCTTTAGAAGGAAAGACAAACTTCTTTGAAAAGAGAGTTTCTGAATACCAAAGACCAGGTGTTCTTGGTGAAAAACAAAGTCAAACTTTTACATTAGATGCGGAGTTCTAG
- a CDS encoding DUF3419 family protein encodes MAQKYFNQLNYTLGNEDTTLEVEMVKKLKPKSIFAVAGSGSRALPLMQEGVEKLVCADVSSHQLYLTILRMETIRQFDFHDFLLFWGFPPYGGYDYGHKRRELFYNLELDDQAKEFFLDVYKELGWQSVLYEGKWEKTFKTLAKINRKILGRDYDKIFQFHHIQDQARYFENDFPMKRWKTVLFLLGNKAIFNALLYKGDFIKKNVSQSYLDYYTEAFDHLMSEQLARNSYFMHLCFYGEIRHEDGNPVEAKEEIFYANKKALESASFQTYQEDMISCIEKRGKFDFLSLSDVPSYFSGDLEESFLQKIKVGLNPGAVIVLRSYLRVPKCDETGFVDITPQFGPEIFEEKVQMYKVKVLRFDP; translated from the coding sequence TTGGCGCAAAAATATTTTAATCAACTCAATTATACTCTTGGTAATGAAGATACGACTTTAGAAGTTGAAATGGTGAAAAAACTCAAGCCTAAGAGTATTTTTGCCGTTGCGGGAAGTGGATCTCGCGCCTTGCCTCTTATGCAAGAGGGTGTTGAAAAACTCGTCTGCGCCGATGTTTCTTCTCATCAGCTCTATCTAACGATTCTTAGAATGGAGACAATTCGTCAATTTGATTTTCATGATTTTCTTCTCTTTTGGGGTTTTCCTCCTTATGGCGGATACGATTATGGTCATAAGAGACGTGAGCTATTTTATAATTTAGAACTCGATGATCAGGCCAAAGAGTTTTTCTTAGATGTCTATAAAGAACTTGGATGGCAATCGGTTCTCTATGAAGGTAAGTGGGAAAAGACTTTTAAAACGCTTGCTAAGATCAATAGGAAAATACTTGGTCGTGATTACGATAAAATCTTTCAATTCCATCACATTCAGGATCAGGCCCGCTACTTTGAAAATGATTTTCCTATGAAGAGATGGAAAACGGTCCTTTTTCTTTTAGGAAATAAGGCCATCTTTAATGCTTTACTCTACAAGGGTGATTTTATTAAAAAGAATGTTTCTCAGTCATACTTAGACTATTACACAGAAGCATTTGATCACCTGATGAGCGAACAACTGGCAAGAAATAGCTATTTTATGCACCTTTGTTTTTATGGTGAAATTCGCCACGAAGATGGAAATCCTGTGGAGGCCAAGGAAGAGATTTTCTATGCTAATAAAAAGGCATTAGAATCTGCAAGTTTTCAAACGTATCAAGAAGACATGATTAGTTGTATTGAAAAAAGAGGGAAGTTTGATTTTCTCTCTTTAAGCGATGTTCCTAGTTATTTTAGTGGGGACCTCGAAGAGAGCTTTCTTCAGAAAATTAAAGTCGGCCTCAATCCTGGTGCTGTCATTGTTTTACGATCTTACTTAAGAGTACCTAAGTGCGATGAGACGGGGTTTGTTGATATCACTCCACAGTTTGGTCCTGAGATATTTGAAGAAAAAGTTCAAATGTATAAAGTAAAAGTTTTAAGATTTGATCCATAA
- a CDS encoding SDR family oxidoreductase, which translates to MKKILVTGATGFIGKEFLRQFSSKDYSLICLTRRPYQAKNKNDSIQWLHCPLNETDLLTKLVNEMEDIEQVIHLAAAYDFNLSYKELYLSNVQATISVVNFSNRLPNLKKFLHISTVAVFGRQNFMADEVALSEVYEGNNYEKTKAMAEMFVHEHIKDGVSLTVFRPGIVIASNDRPTIFKKDGPYFLLDLIAKNKKVLRSLAVLPIPYSEKSILPIVGIDVITKAMDSWISKESLGKKNYYHLVYNNLVSNKELIKAMLKSYAIKGLVKSVRNFRLVKLIAPIVFEKLHIPKDLYSYFYYSMQFSNDNFNRDFDGLNQSFKESMPSFIDGYKKSLLNSEEVL; encoded by the coding sequence ATGAAAAAAATCCTTGTTACAGGAGCAACAGGTTTCATTGGTAAAGAGTTTCTAAGGCAATTTTCTTCAAAAGATTATTCACTTATTTGTCTAACGCGTAGACCATATCAAGCAAAAAATAAAAATGATTCAATTCAATGGCTCCACTGTCCTTTAAATGAGACGGATCTTCTTACAAAACTTGTTAATGAAATGGAAGATATTGAACAAGTTATTCACTTAGCGGCGGCCTATGATTTTAATCTAAGTTATAAAGAGCTTTATTTGTCGAATGTTCAAGCAACAATAAGTGTAGTTAACTTTTCTAATCGATTACCTAATTTAAAAAAGTTTCTCCACATTTCAACTGTTGCAGTCTTTGGTAGACAGAATTTTATGGCAGACGAAGTTGCTTTGAGCGAAGTTTACGAAGGAAATAATTACGAGAAAACAAAGGCCATGGCCGAGATGTTTGTTCACGAACATATCAAAGACGGTGTTTCATTAACTGTCTTTAGACCTGGAATAGTTATCGCTTCTAATGATAGACCAACAATTTTCAAAAAAGATGGCCCTTATTTTCTTTTGGATCTTATCGCTAAGAATAAAAAAGTACTACGATCTCTCGCTGTTTTACCAATTCCATATTCTGAGAAATCAATTCTCCCTATTGTTGGGATTGATGTTATTACAAAGGCCATGGATAGTTGGATTTCCAAGGAAAGTTTAGGCAAGAAGAATTATTACCATCTCGTCTATAATAATCTTGTATCGAATAAAGAACTTATTAAGGCGATGCTAAAGTCTTATGCCATTAAAGGGTTAGTAAAGAGTGTACGAAATTTTCGTCTTGTAAAATTGATCGCTCCCATAGTTTTTGAAAAACTCCACATTCCAAAGGATCTCTATTCTTATTTTTATTACTCTATGCAATTTTCTAATGACAATTTTAACCGCGATTTTGACGGGTTAAATCAATCATTCAAAGAAAGCATGCCTTCTTTTATAGATGGATATAAGAAATCACTTTTAAATAGTGAGGAAGTCTTATGA
- a CDS encoding ribonucleoside-diphosphate reductase subunit alpha — protein MYVLTRSGEREPIKFDKITDRIEGLCFDLDRNFVDPTLITQKVVEGIYDGITTQELDKLAGETAAYLSTKHPDYSKLAGRIAVSNLHKETKGCFSENIKSMYNYVNEKTGEHSPLVSKELYEVVMANAELLDKHVDDKRDFNYDYFGFKTLEKSYLLKMDGKIVERPGQMLMRVSVGIHMNNLEAAIETYNGMSEKFFTHATPTLFNSGTNKAQLSSCFLLTTKDDSIEGIYDTLKQTALISQSAGGIGLSIHNIRAKGSFIKGTNGTSNGIVPMLKVFNDTARYVDQGGGKRKGSFAIYLEPWHADVSDFLEMKKNTGAEETRARDLFYALWIPDLFMKRVEADEHWTLMCPHECPGLADTYGAEFEALYTRYEKEGKGKKVIRAQDLWFQVLESQIETGSPYMLYKDSVNEKSNQKNLGTIKSSNLCTEIMEYTSPDEVAVCNLASVALNKFVKVEDGKATYDHDELYKTVYRMTANLNRIIDINYYPVVEAKNSNMRHRPIGLGVQGLADTFFLMRLPFESDEALKLNNEIFETIYFAACSASKDLAVQDGPYQTYEGSPISQGQFQFDMWGVKPSSGRWDWETLRAQIKESGVRNSLLVAPMPTASTSQILGNNECFEPITSNIYVRRVLSGEFAVVNKYLVNDLIEAGLWNEELRMEIIANNGSVQNIAKIPEEIKELYKTVWEIKQKAVINMSAGRAPFIDQGQSLNVHMQDPNFGKLSSMHFYAWKSGLKTGMYYLRSRAAVNAVQFTVDKKSTSESAKQQNEAAMVCSIDNPEDCEMCGA, from the coding sequence ATGTATGTTTTAACGAGAAGTGGTGAAAGAGAGCCAATCAAATTTGATAAAATCACTGACAGAATCGAAGGTCTATGTTTTGACCTCGATAGAAACTTCGTTGATCCAACACTTATTACACAAAAAGTTGTTGAAGGTATCTACGATGGTATTACAACTCAAGAACTTGATAAGCTAGCAGGTGAAACGGCTGCTTATCTATCGACAAAACACCCAGACTACTCAAAACTAGCTGGACGTATTGCCGTATCAAACCTACATAAAGAAACTAAGGGATGTTTTTCTGAAAACATCAAGTCTATGTACAACTACGTTAACGAGAAAACAGGAGAGCACTCTCCCCTCGTTTCTAAAGAGCTTTACGAAGTTGTTATGGCCAACGCTGAACTTCTTGATAAGCACGTAGACGATAAAAGAGATTTCAACTACGACTACTTTGGTTTCAAAACACTTGAAAAGTCATACCTCCTAAAAATGGATGGTAAAATTGTTGAAAGACCAGGACAAATGCTCATGAGAGTTTCTGTGGGAATCCACATGAACAACCTTGAAGCGGCCATTGAAACATACAATGGAATGAGTGAGAAATTCTTCACTCACGCAACTCCGACTCTTTTTAACTCTGGGACAAATAAGGCGCAACTTTCAAGCTGTTTTCTTTTGACAACAAAAGACGACTCTATTGAAGGTATCTACGATACACTAAAGCAAACGGCCCTGATTTCACAATCAGCTGGTGGTATTGGTCTTTCAATCCACAATATCCGTGCGAAAGGTTCTTTTATTAAAGGAACAAACGGTACTTCAAACGGTATCGTACCAATGCTTAAAGTTTTCAACGATACGGCCCGCTATGTTGATCAAGGTGGTGGAAAGCGTAAAGGTTCTTTTGCGATCTATCTTGAGCCATGGCATGCTGACGTTTCTGATTTCTTAGAGATGAAAAAGAACACAGGGGCCGAAGAAACTCGTGCTCGTGATCTTTTCTACGCTCTTTGGATTCCGGATCTTTTCATGAAGCGTGTTGAAGCTGATGAGCACTGGACTCTCATGTGTCCACACGAGTGTCCAGGTCTTGCTGACACTTATGGAGCCGAGTTTGAAGCTCTTTACACTCGCTATGAAAAAGAAGGAAAAGGTAAAAAAGTAATCCGTGCTCAAGACCTATGGTTTCAAGTTCTTGAATCACAAATTGAAACGGGTTCTCCTTATATGCTTTACAAAGATTCTGTTAACGAGAAATCGAACCAGAAAAACCTTGGGACAATTAAGTCTTCAAACCTTTGTACAGAGATTATGGAATACACTTCACCAGATGAAGTTGCCGTATGTAACCTTGCCTCAGTTGCACTTAACAAATTTGTTAAAGTCGAAGATGGTAAAGCGACGTATGATCACGATGAACTTTACAAGACTGTTTATCGCATGACAGCTAACCTTAACAGAATCATCGACATCAACTACTACCCAGTAGTTGAAGCGAAGAACTCAAACATGAGACATAGACCAATTGGTCTTGGTGTACAAGGTCTAGCAGATACATTCTTCCTTATGAGACTTCCATTTGAGTCGGATGAGGCCCTAAAGCTTAACAATGAGATTTTCGAAACGATCTACTTTGCAGCTTGTAGTGCATCAAAAGATTTAGCAGTTCAAGATGGTCCATACCAGACTTATGAAGGTTCACCAATTTCTCAAGGTCAATTCCAATTTGACATGTGGGGAGTGAAGCCATCAAGCGGACGTTGGGACTGGGAAACTCTTAGAGCTCAAATTAAAGAAAGTGGTGTTAGAAACTCTCTTCTTGTTGCGCCAATGCCAACGGCATCGACGTCACAAATTCTTGGAAATAACGAGTGTTTCGAGCCAATTACTTCAAATATCTATGTAAGACGTGTTCTTTCAGGTGAATTTGCTGTTGTTAATAAATACCTAGTAAATGACCTTATCGAAGCTGGTCTTTGGAATGAAGAGCTAAGAATGGAGATTATTGCAAACAATGGTTCTGTCCAAAACATTGCAAAAATTCCTGAAGAGATCAAAGAGCTCTATAAAACGGTTTGGGAAATTAAGCAAAAGGCCGTTATCAATATGTCGGCCGGACGTGCACCATTCATTGACCAAGGTCAATCTCTGAACGTTCACATGCAAGATCCTAACTTTGGAAAGCTCTCTTCTATGCACTTTTATGCATGGAAATCAGGTCTTAAAACAGGTATGTACTACCTAAGATCACGTGCTGCAGTTAACGCTGTTCAATTCACTGTTGATAAGAAATCAACGAGCGAATCAGCAAAACAACAAAATGAAGCGGCCATGGTTTGCTCAATCGACAATCCAGAGGATTGCGAGATGTGCGGAGCATAG
- a CDS encoding response regulator: protein MAQLDLIIVDDDKFMGKVFSSMLSGYEINYEFYSDSTEALSAILEHRPKCVLLDYNMPGMNGQDLIVKLSENHIFQHSSIFLITADALSEMDKMRMMTLGFEKLIDKNVLKKETFLEAISDVLGEIKKLVA, encoded by the coding sequence ATGGCGCAATTGGATTTAATAATTGTTGATGATGATAAGTTTATGGGGAAGGTTTTTTCCTCAATGCTCAGTGGATATGAAATAAATTATGAATTCTATTCAGACTCTACTGAGGCCCTCAGTGCTATTTTGGAGCATCGTCCAAAGTGCGTTCTACTCGATTACAATATGCCGGGAATGAACGGGCAGGATTTAATAGTAAAATTGAGTGAAAATCATATTTTCCAGCATTCAAGTATTTTTCTCATTACAGCAGATGCTTTGAGTGAAATGGATAAAATGCGAATGATGACCCTGGGTTTTGAAAAGCTCATTGATAAGAATGTTCTTAAGAAAGAAACTTTCTTAGAGGCCATAAGCGATGTTCTCGGAGAGATTAAAAAGCTTGTGGCCTAA
- a CDS encoding acyl-CoA desaturase gives MERYHFKNLSPVNTTFLVSTPLLALGLGGYVLATEGLQWQQLLLAIVYYFITGLSITAGYHRLFSHRAYKASWPVRLFFLIFGAATFQNSALKWSADHRRHHGNVDTEVDPYNINEGFFYAHMGWVLLKENPKYANLYPKDLTSDRLIMWQHKYYLLLCAFFGLILPGLLGALLGSFLYGFAIAGLARVVFVHHATFFINSLCHMVGNQPYSLEHSAKDSWLMAFFTYGEGYHNFHHTFQTDYRNGIRWYHFDPTKWLIYTLSKFNLAKGLKVIAEEDIELAKFRVQMEKLEQLELDQTMIEKAHALFEQIKKNLQDQKRLRRNNEWALKDELLGEMRELSHSFYNMITLAKTACA, from the coding sequence TGTTCTGGCAACAGAGGGGCTTCAGTGGCAACAACTATTACTGGCAATCGTTTATTATTTTATAACTGGTCTCTCTATCACGGCCGGCTACCATCGCCTCTTCTCGCACAGGGCCTACAAGGCATCATGGCCTGTTCGTTTGTTTTTCCTAATTTTTGGAGCAGCAACTTTTCAAAATTCTGCCTTAAAGTGGTCTGCCGATCACCGTCGCCATCACGGAAATGTTGATACAGAAGTAGACCCATACAATATCAACGAGGGCTTCTTCTACGCTCACATGGGCTGGGTTCTCTTAAAAGAAAATCCAAAGTACGCCAACCTCTATCCAAAAGATCTGACAAGTGATCGCCTTATCATGTGGCAACACAAATACTATCTCCTACTGTGTGCCTTTTTTGGCCTTATCCTCCCGGGACTTCTCGGGGCCTTGCTTGGAAGCTTTCTCTACGGTTTTGCCATAGCTGGACTTGCAAGAGTGGTCTTTGTTCATCATGCCACTTTCTTCATCAATTCCCTTTGCCATATGGTTGGAAACCAGCCTTATTCCCTAGAACACTCTGCTAAAGACAGTTGGCTTATGGCCTTCTTTACTTACGGAGAGGGATACCATAACTTTCACCACACATTTCAAACAGATTACAGAAATGGCATACGTTGGTACCACTTCGATCCAACGAAATGGCTCATCTATACGCTCTCAAAGTTCAACCTAGCAAAGGGACTCAAAGTCATTGCCGAGGAAGATATTGAACTAGCAAAATTTCGCGTTCAGATGGAAAAGCTCGAACAACTAGAACTCGATCAAACAATGATTGAAAAAGCTCACGCACTCTTTGAACAAATTAAAAAGAATCTACAAGATCAGAAAAGACTACGTCGAAATAACGAATGGGCACTTAAGGACGAACTTTTAGGTGAAATGAGAGAACTCTCTCACTCATTTTACAATATGATCACGCTCGCCAAGACGGCATGCGCTTAA